From the genome of Blastocatellia bacterium, one region includes:
- a CDS encoding radical SAM protein has translation MYIGRTSQKVMTYKRPQVSKVTVTLPKAHHPLEDILSKPAVRKALLWMTRRGSDGKCFLEKLCENYDNPNADFWTRLKWYWSNKAIDLALKKAGLDKETMKKHLFHHTPTVKSLALTAKSIGTYGLTVPQRFTAPLFVVWNITQVCNLSCKHCYQDAKHKPMPDELTTEEKLDLLDQMADEYVPFVAFAGGEPLVAKDLWPVLEHCKKRGFHVTIATNGMLLTPEMCARLKEVGVKYIEVSIDSINPEEHDEFRGLKGAWERSIQGIRNAVAAGIRTGMATCFTRETVHTVDEVVKFAIDLGCSTFAHFNFIPVGRGREIMHHDLTPGQRELLMRKLQRHLAEGKISIISTAPQFGRSCIIYGSEEGVFATGHAGKGEGKKTLVLSRYIGGCGAGRCYCSIQPNGIINACVYIPSEEVGDIRRQSFKEIWENALFSVLSDREDRGDHCGVCDYRHYCGGCRARSLAYTGDIQAGDPGCVYNAHEWVELTSGADSVMASHFTMSNGFSLGAGCGSGCGTPAQTPLVQLKGLRQQAEQLAQIVTSGVVQAAIRAGEISNVPEEDVRDFDDVVDRLSALFTKN, from the coding sequence ATGTACATCGGCAGAACAAGTCAGAAGGTGATGACGTACAAGAGGCCGCAGGTCTCGAAAGTGACGGTGACGCTACCCAAGGCGCATCATCCACTAGAGGACATCCTCTCCAAGCCGGCCGTCCGCAAGGCGCTGTTGTGGATGACCCGGCGAGGATCGGATGGGAAGTGCTTCCTCGAAAAGCTATGCGAGAACTATGATAACCCGAACGCGGATTTCTGGACTCGCCTGAAGTGGTACTGGTCGAATAAAGCCATTGACCTGGCTTTGAAGAAGGCGGGTCTGGATAAGGAGACAATGAAGAAGCATCTGTTCCATCATACGCCGACGGTGAAGTCGCTCGCGCTGACGGCCAAGAGCATCGGGACCTATGGACTGACGGTGCCGCAGCGGTTCACGGCTCCACTCTTCGTCGTGTGGAACATCACGCAGGTGTGCAATCTGAGCTGCAAGCACTGTTATCAAGACGCCAAGCACAAACCGATGCCCGATGAGCTGACGACCGAGGAGAAGCTCGATCTCCTCGATCAAATGGCCGATGAGTATGTGCCTTTCGTAGCCTTCGCCGGAGGCGAACCCCTGGTGGCGAAGGACCTCTGGCCCGTGCTGGAGCATTGCAAGAAGCGCGGCTTCCATGTGACGATCGCCACCAATGGCATGCTCCTGACGCCGGAAATGTGCGCTCGCTTGAAAGAAGTGGGCGTGAAGTATATCGAAGTCAGTATTGATAGCATCAATCCCGAGGAGCACGACGAGTTTCGCGGGCTGAAGGGGGCCTGGGAACGCTCGATCCAAGGTATTCGGAACGCCGTCGCGGCGGGCATTCGGACCGGGATGGCGACCTGCTTCACCCGTGAGACGGTGCATACGGTGGACGAGGTTGTGAAGTTCGCCATTGATCTGGGCTGCAGCACCTTCGCTCACTTCAATTTCATCCCGGTCGGACGCGGTCGCGAGATCATGCATCACGACCTGACGCCCGGACAGCGCGAGTTGCTCATGCGCAAGCTGCAGCGGCATCTGGCCGAAGGGAAGATCAGCATCATCTCCACAGCCCCGCAGTTCGGGCGCTCGTGCATCATCTATGGCTCCGAGGAAGGCGTCTTCGCCACCGGACATGCTGGCAAAGGAGAAGGGAAGAAGACGCTCGTGCTTTCTCGCTACATCGGCGGGTGTGGAGCTGGGCGGTGCTACTGCTCGATCCAGCCGAATGGGATCATCAACGCCTGCGTCTACATCCCCTCAGAGGAGGTGGGCGACATTCGTCGGCAGAGTTTCAAAGAGATTTGGGAGAATGCCCTCTTCAGCGTGCTCTCGGATCGAGAGGACCGCGGCGATCACTGCGGCGTGTGCGATTACCGGCACTACTGCGGCGGATGTCGCGCGCGCTCGCTCGCGTATACGGGCGACATTCAAGCGGGCGATCCCGGATGCGTTTACAACGCTCACGAGTGGGTGGAGCTGACGAGTGGAGCCGATTCCGTGATGGCGAGCCACTTCACGATGTCAAACGGATTCAGCCTGGGCGCTGGCTGTGGCAGCGGCTGTGGAACGCCGGCGCAGACGCCGCTCGTGCAATTGAAGGGGCTGCGGCAGCAGGCGGAGCAGTTGGCTCAGATTGTGACTTCGGGCGTCGTCCAAGCGGCTATCCGCGCGGGCGAGATCTCGAATGTCCCCGAAGAAGACGTCCGCGATTTCGATGACGTCGTGGATCGGTTGAGCGCGCTCTTCACGAAGAATTGA